A single genomic interval of Heteronotia binoei isolate CCM8104 ecotype False Entrance Well chromosome 11, APGP_CSIRO_Hbin_v1, whole genome shotgun sequence harbors:
- the UPF3B gene encoding regulator of nonsense transcripts 3B isoform X1, translating to MPGTRRSLEHAGSCSPSRGMSGRGISMTTMRPGVAVRPCAAGGGVALGAALFSLLPREEGWPMRAPVRAEADGGRRPVCSAMKEDKENARPKEKRGGPLTPTGLGVAMAGADAKGGGEPDKLERPKEKKETLSKVVIRRLPPSLTKEQLEEHLQPLPEHDYFEFFANDSSLYPHMFSRAYINFKNQEDIVLFRDRFDGYVFVDHKGLEYPAIVEFAPFQKAAKKKSKKKDAKAGTIEDDPEYKKFLETYSADDEKLTSTPETLLEEIEARNKELIAKKTTPLLNFLKNKQRLREEKREERRRRELERKRQREEERRKWKEEERRKRKEAEKTKKVERCPEKERDRSKDEPKIKLLKKPEKDERDFEKKEKAKKLEKESLREEKAASAISSAPAKRSEGEVKEEKAKKLVFSSQLEDDCGKDYREREREYDRDREYERIQRERDKLRRQEDERRRQKERFEKEKVFRRKEEDMKKERDSLREKGKRSELPDYLGNMEKPEKVTKEDKKEDLAKRDRIRNKDRPAMQLYQPGARSRSRLCAYDESSSKSPDKAVDKKLECEMINAKEED from the exons ATGCCGGGAACGAGGAGGTCTCTGGAGCATGCTGGGAGCTGCAGTCCCTCCCGGGGTATGTCGGGAAGAGGAATCTCCATGACAACAATGAGGCCTGGCGTGGCGGTGCGTCCCTGTGCCGCTGGAGGAGGTGTTGCTTTGGGGGCGGCTCTTTTTTCGCTACTCCCGCGAGAGGAGGGATGGCCAATGCGTGCCCCAGTCAGAGCTGAGGCGGACGGAGGACGAAGGCCGGTTTGTTCTGCGATGAAGGAGGATAAGGAGAATGCCAGGCCGAAGGAGAAGCGAGGCGGGCCTCTCACCCCGACGGGGCTAGGAGTTGCCATGGCCGGAGCGGACGCCAAAGGGGGCGGTGAGCCTGATAAGCTCGAGCGGcctaaagaaaagaaagagacgcTCAGCAAG GTAGTGATTCGACGCCTGCCTCCCAGTCTGACCAAGGAACAGCTTGAAGAACATCTCCAGCCTTTGCCTGAACATGACTACTTTGAATTCTTCGCTAATGATTCAAG TTTGTATCCACACATGTTTTCCAGAGCATACATCAACTTTAAAAACCAAGAAGACATAGTTCTATTCAGGGATCGCTTTGATGGTTATGTTTTTGTTGATCACAAAG GTCTGGAGTATCCTGCCATAGTGGAATTTGCACCATTTCAGAAAGCTGCCAAAAAGAAGAGTAAGAAAAAGGATGCCAAAGCTGGGACCATTGAAGATG ATCCAGAGTATAAGAAATTCTTAGAGACCTACAGTGCTGATGATGAAAAGCTAACATCCACTCCTGAGACTCTACTGGAAGAAATAGAGGCAAGAAACAAAGAACTGATAG CAAAAAAGACCACTCCTCTGTTGAACTTCTTGAAGAACAAGCAG AGGCTGAGAGAAGAAAAacgagaggagaggaggaggcgaGAACTAGAGAGAAAAAggcaaagggaagaagagaggaggaaatggaaagaagaagaaaggaggaaaaggaaagaagcTGAAAAAACAAAGAAGGTGGAGAGATGTCCAGAGAAGGAAAGGGACAGATCCAAAGATGAACCAAAGATTAAG CTACTTAAGAAGCCAGAAAAAGATGAAagagactttgaaaaaaaggaaaaggccaagaaactggAGAAAGAGAGTCTGAGGGAGGAAAAGGCTGCCAGTGCAATCAGCAGTGCACCAGCCAAGCGCTCCGAAGGGGAGGTTAAAGAGGAGAAGGCCAAAAAGTTAGTGTTCTCTTCTCA ATTGGAAGATGATTGTGGCAAAGATTACAGAGAAAGAGAGCGAGAGTATGACCGGGACAGAGAGTATGAGAGAATCCAGCGTGAGAGGGACAAGCTTAGGCGCCAGGAAGATGAACGGAGGAGGCAGAAAGAACGCTTTGAGAAAGAGAAGGTTttcagaagaaaagaggaagataTGAAAAAGGAAAGAGACTCTTTGCGAGAGAAAGGAAAGCGGTCTGAACTGCCTGACTATCTAGGCAATATGGAGAAACCCGAGAAAGTAACCAAAGAGGATAAAAAAGAAGATTTGGCTAAGAGGGATCGCATTAGAAACAAG GATCGCCCAGCCATGCAGCTCTACCAGCCAGGGGCTCGAAGTCGGAGTCGTTTATGTGCGTATGATGAGAGCTCTTCAAAGTCACCTGATAAAGCAGTGGATAAAAAGCTGGAATGTGAGATGATAAATGCGAAAGAGGAAGACTGA
- the UPF3B gene encoding regulator of nonsense transcripts 3B isoform X3 — MPGTRRSLEHAGSCSPSRGMSGRGISMTTMRPGVAVRPCAAGGGVALGAALFSLLPREEGWPMRAPVRAEADGGRRPVCSAMKEDKENARPKEKRGGPLTPTGLGVAMAGADAKGGGEPDKLERPKEKKETLSKVVIRRLPPSLTKEQLEEHLQPLPEHDYFEFFANDSSLYPHMFSRAYINFKNQEDIVLFRDRFDGYVFVDHKGLEYPAIVEFAPFQKAAKKKSKKKDAKAGTIEDDPEYKKFLETYSADDEKLTSTPETLLEEIEARNKELIAKKTTPLLNFLKNKQRLREEKREERRRRELERKRQREEERRKWKEEERRKRKEAEKTKKVERCPEKERDRSKDEPKIKLLKKPEKDERDFEKKEKAKKLEKESLREEKAASAISSAPAKRSEGEVKEEKAKKLEDDCGKDYREREREYDRDREYERIQRERDKLRRQEDERRRQKERFEKEKVFRRKEEDMKKERDSLREKGKRSELPDYLGNMEKPEKVTKEDKKEDLAKRDRIRNKDRPAMQLYQPGARSRSRLCAYDESSSKSPDKAVDKKLECEMINAKEED; from the exons ATGCCGGGAACGAGGAGGTCTCTGGAGCATGCTGGGAGCTGCAGTCCCTCCCGGGGTATGTCGGGAAGAGGAATCTCCATGACAACAATGAGGCCTGGCGTGGCGGTGCGTCCCTGTGCCGCTGGAGGAGGTGTTGCTTTGGGGGCGGCTCTTTTTTCGCTACTCCCGCGAGAGGAGGGATGGCCAATGCGTGCCCCAGTCAGAGCTGAGGCGGACGGAGGACGAAGGCCGGTTTGTTCTGCGATGAAGGAGGATAAGGAGAATGCCAGGCCGAAGGAGAAGCGAGGCGGGCCTCTCACCCCGACGGGGCTAGGAGTTGCCATGGCCGGAGCGGACGCCAAAGGGGGCGGTGAGCCTGATAAGCTCGAGCGGcctaaagaaaagaaagagacgcTCAGCAAG GTAGTGATTCGACGCCTGCCTCCCAGTCTGACCAAGGAACAGCTTGAAGAACATCTCCAGCCTTTGCCTGAACATGACTACTTTGAATTCTTCGCTAATGATTCAAG TTTGTATCCACACATGTTTTCCAGAGCATACATCAACTTTAAAAACCAAGAAGACATAGTTCTATTCAGGGATCGCTTTGATGGTTATGTTTTTGTTGATCACAAAG GTCTGGAGTATCCTGCCATAGTGGAATTTGCACCATTTCAGAAAGCTGCCAAAAAGAAGAGTAAGAAAAAGGATGCCAAAGCTGGGACCATTGAAGATG ATCCAGAGTATAAGAAATTCTTAGAGACCTACAGTGCTGATGATGAAAAGCTAACATCCACTCCTGAGACTCTACTGGAAGAAATAGAGGCAAGAAACAAAGAACTGATAG CAAAAAAGACCACTCCTCTGTTGAACTTCTTGAAGAACAAGCAG AGGCTGAGAGAAGAAAAacgagaggagaggaggaggcgaGAACTAGAGAGAAAAAggcaaagggaagaagagaggaggaaatggaaagaagaagaaaggaggaaaaggaaagaagcTGAAAAAACAAAGAAGGTGGAGAGATGTCCAGAGAAGGAAAGGGACAGATCCAAAGATGAACCAAAGATTAAG CTACTTAAGAAGCCAGAAAAAGATGAAagagactttgaaaaaaaggaaaaggccaagaaactggAGAAAGAGAGTCTGAGGGAGGAAAAGGCTGCCAGTGCAATCAGCAGTGCACCAGCCAAGCGCTCCGAAGGGGAGGTTAAAGAGGAGAAGGCCAAAAA ATTGGAAGATGATTGTGGCAAAGATTACAGAGAAAGAGAGCGAGAGTATGACCGGGACAGAGAGTATGAGAGAATCCAGCGTGAGAGGGACAAGCTTAGGCGCCAGGAAGATGAACGGAGGAGGCAGAAAGAACGCTTTGAGAAAGAGAAGGTTttcagaagaaaagaggaagataTGAAAAAGGAAAGAGACTCTTTGCGAGAGAAAGGAAAGCGGTCTGAACTGCCTGACTATCTAGGCAATATGGAGAAACCCGAGAAAGTAACCAAAGAGGATAAAAAAGAAGATTTGGCTAAGAGGGATCGCATTAGAAACAAG GATCGCCCAGCCATGCAGCTCTACCAGCCAGGGGCTCGAAGTCGGAGTCGTTTATGTGCGTATGATGAGAGCTCTTCAAAGTCACCTGATAAAGCAGTGGATAAAAAGCTGGAATGTGAGATGATAAATGCGAAAGAGGAAGACTGA
- the UPF3B gene encoding regulator of nonsense transcripts 3B isoform X2 translates to MPGTRRSLEHAGSCSPSRGMSGRGISMTTMRPGVAVRPCAAGGGVALGAALFSLLPREEGWPMRAPVRAEADGGRRPVCSAMKEDKENARPKEKRGGPLTPTGLGVAMAGADAKGGGEPDKLERPKEKKETLSKVVIRRLPPSLTKEQLEEHLQPLPEHDYFEFFANDSSLYPHMFSRAYINFKNQEDIVLFRDRFDGYVFVDHKGLEYPAIVEFAPFQKAAKKKSKKKDAKAGTIEDDPEYKKFLETYSADDEKLTSTPETLLEEIEARNKELIAKKTTPLLNFLKNKQRLREEKREERRRRELERKRQREEERRKWKEEERRKRKEAEKTKKVERCPEKERDRSKDEPKIKKPEKDERDFEKKEKAKKLEKESLREEKAASAISSAPAKRSEGEVKEEKAKKLVFSSQLEDDCGKDYREREREYDRDREYERIQRERDKLRRQEDERRRQKERFEKEKVFRRKEEDMKKERDSLREKGKRSELPDYLGNMEKPEKVTKEDKKEDLAKRDRIRNKDRPAMQLYQPGARSRSRLCAYDESSSKSPDKAVDKKLECEMINAKEED, encoded by the exons ATGCCGGGAACGAGGAGGTCTCTGGAGCATGCTGGGAGCTGCAGTCCCTCCCGGGGTATGTCGGGAAGAGGAATCTCCATGACAACAATGAGGCCTGGCGTGGCGGTGCGTCCCTGTGCCGCTGGAGGAGGTGTTGCTTTGGGGGCGGCTCTTTTTTCGCTACTCCCGCGAGAGGAGGGATGGCCAATGCGTGCCCCAGTCAGAGCTGAGGCGGACGGAGGACGAAGGCCGGTTTGTTCTGCGATGAAGGAGGATAAGGAGAATGCCAGGCCGAAGGAGAAGCGAGGCGGGCCTCTCACCCCGACGGGGCTAGGAGTTGCCATGGCCGGAGCGGACGCCAAAGGGGGCGGTGAGCCTGATAAGCTCGAGCGGcctaaagaaaagaaagagacgcTCAGCAAG GTAGTGATTCGACGCCTGCCTCCCAGTCTGACCAAGGAACAGCTTGAAGAACATCTCCAGCCTTTGCCTGAACATGACTACTTTGAATTCTTCGCTAATGATTCAAG TTTGTATCCACACATGTTTTCCAGAGCATACATCAACTTTAAAAACCAAGAAGACATAGTTCTATTCAGGGATCGCTTTGATGGTTATGTTTTTGTTGATCACAAAG GTCTGGAGTATCCTGCCATAGTGGAATTTGCACCATTTCAGAAAGCTGCCAAAAAGAAGAGTAAGAAAAAGGATGCCAAAGCTGGGACCATTGAAGATG ATCCAGAGTATAAGAAATTCTTAGAGACCTACAGTGCTGATGATGAAAAGCTAACATCCACTCCTGAGACTCTACTGGAAGAAATAGAGGCAAGAAACAAAGAACTGATAG CAAAAAAGACCACTCCTCTGTTGAACTTCTTGAAGAACAAGCAG AGGCTGAGAGAAGAAAAacgagaggagaggaggaggcgaGAACTAGAGAGAAAAAggcaaagggaagaagagaggaggaaatggaaagaagaagaaaggaggaaaaggaaagaagcTGAAAAAACAAAGAAGGTGGAGAGATGTCCAGAGAAGGAAAGGGACAGATCCAAAGATGAACCAAAGATTAAG AAGCCAGAAAAAGATGAAagagactttgaaaaaaaggaaaaggccaagaaactggAGAAAGAGAGTCTGAGGGAGGAAAAGGCTGCCAGTGCAATCAGCAGTGCACCAGCCAAGCGCTCCGAAGGGGAGGTTAAAGAGGAGAAGGCCAAAAAGTTAGTGTTCTCTTCTCA ATTGGAAGATGATTGTGGCAAAGATTACAGAGAAAGAGAGCGAGAGTATGACCGGGACAGAGAGTATGAGAGAATCCAGCGTGAGAGGGACAAGCTTAGGCGCCAGGAAGATGAACGGAGGAGGCAGAAAGAACGCTTTGAGAAAGAGAAGGTTttcagaagaaaagaggaagataTGAAAAAGGAAAGAGACTCTTTGCGAGAGAAAGGAAAGCGGTCTGAACTGCCTGACTATCTAGGCAATATGGAGAAACCCGAGAAAGTAACCAAAGAGGATAAAAAAGAAGATTTGGCTAAGAGGGATCGCATTAGAAACAAG GATCGCCCAGCCATGCAGCTCTACCAGCCAGGGGCTCGAAGTCGGAGTCGTTTATGTGCGTATGATGAGAGCTCTTCAAAGTCACCTGATAAAGCAGTGGATAAAAAGCTGGAATGTGAGATGATAAATGCGAAAGAGGAAGACTGA
- the RPL39 gene encoding large ribosomal subunit protein eL39 → MSSHKTFKIKRFLAKKQKQNRPIPQWIRMKTGNKIRYNSKRRHWRRTKLGL, encoded by the exons ATG tcCTCCCACAAGACATTCAAGATCAAACGGTTTCTTGCTAAGAAGCAGAAACAGAACCGTCCCATCCCACAATGGATCCGTATGAAAACTGGCAATAAGATCAG GTACAACTCCAAAAGGAGGCACTGGAGGAGGACCAAGCTGGGCCTCTGA
- the SOWAHD gene encoding ankyrin repeat domain-containing protein SOWAHD isoform X2 gives MQNQEAALLKARERPSHQPEGSACGFTKNKTQLVNVNRNVENSGGMMELGGESMSEQQRDKSLDRQQTSQECKRTCAQEDSSQPQTQVAVGSQSPSPSVRTESLMRRRAQLSNFNRSLSRASRRSQNWATGTDTARLSAAGSSTRRKGLKEILLQSSEAKPVWLAALLKGEVPDGQQGHDPLVEANLEDLSLVLDPLEHEWMLTVAQGDARSILRLLDQDPSLLSRTDFVTGFTVLHWLAKHGHHEDLIEVITFAEKQRYPVDVNIFTASGRLTPLHLAALQGHEMVIKVLVGAYGANTSLRDHNGRQAWQYLRADAPRELKELLGACEEDVAFQGVFNTNNNCVSSRRSRSNGFKRGCEGVQEEENSRRPIARLTTLRNLFRQAIAFFQER, from the coding sequence GCAGAATCAGGAAGCTGCGCTGTTGAAAGCTCGGGAGCGCCCATCTCACCAGCCGGAAGGCAGCGCTTGTGGGTTTACAAAAAATAAAACCCAACTGGTTAACGTCAACAGAAATGTAGAAAACTCTGGAGGAATGATGGAGCTTGGTGGAGAGAGCATGTCAGAGCAGCAAAGGGACAAAAGTTTAGATAGACAGCAGACATCCCAGGAGTGCAAGAGGACATGTGCGCAAGAGGACAGCTCCCAACCTCAAACGCAGGTGGCTGTGGGCAGCCAATCCCCCAGCCCCAGTGTCCGGACTGAGAGCTTGATGCGCCGCCGGGCACAGTTGtccaacttcaacaggagcctgAGCAGGGCCAGCAGACGTTCACAGAACTGGGCAACAGGAACAGACACAGCCAGGCTCTCTGCGGCTGGAAGCAGCACGAGGAGGAAAGGACTGAAGGAGATCCTCCTGCAGAGCAGCGAAGCCAAACCTGTGTGGCTGGCGGCTTTGCTGAAGGGAGAGGTCCCTGATGGGCAGCAAGGCCATGATCCTCTTGTGGAAGCCAACTTGGAGGACTTGTCATTGGTGCTAGACCCGCTGGAGCATGAGTGGATGCTGACCGTGGCCCAAGGAGATGCAAGGAGTATCCTCCGGTTGCTGGACCAGGATCCCAGCCTGCTCTCCAGAACAGATTTTGTGACCGGTTTCACTGTCCTCCACTGGTTGGCCAAACATGGTCATCATGAGGACTTGATAGAAGTCATCACTTTTGCTGAGAAGCAGCGTTATCCGGTTGATGTCAACATATTCACTGCTAGTGGCAGGCTAACTCCTCTCCACTTGGCTGCTCTTCAGGGACATGAGATGGTCATCAAGGTGCTGGTGGGGGCCTATGGGGCCAACACGAGCCTCCGGGATCATAACGGCCGCCAAGCATGGCAGTATCTCCGAGCAGATGCTCCAAGGGAGCTGAAGGAGCTTTTGGGGGCTTGTGAGGAAGACGTAGCCTTCCAAGGAGTGTTCAACACCAACAACAACTGTGTGTCATCCAGACGCAGTAGGAGCAACGGGTTCAAAAGAGGCTGCGAGGGTGTTCAAGAGGAAGAGAACAGCCGCAGGCCTATTGCCAGACTGACCACTTTAAGGAACTTGTTCAGGCAAGCCATCGCATTCTTCCAAGAGCGGTAG
- the SOWAHD gene encoding ankyrin repeat domain-containing protein SOWAHD isoform X1, translated as MANLLESAAIEMCACANNNTWQNQEAALLKARERPSHQPEGSACGFTKNKTQLVNVNRNVENSGGMMELGGESMSEQQRDKSLDRQQTSQECKRTCAQEDSSQPQTQVAVGSQSPSPSVRTESLMRRRAQLSNFNRSLSRASRRSQNWATGTDTARLSAAGSSTRRKGLKEILLQSSEAKPVWLAALLKGEVPDGQQGHDPLVEANLEDLSLVLDPLEHEWMLTVAQGDARSILRLLDQDPSLLSRTDFVTGFTVLHWLAKHGHHEDLIEVITFAEKQRYPVDVNIFTASGRLTPLHLAALQGHEMVIKVLVGAYGANTSLRDHNGRQAWQYLRADAPRELKELLGACEEDVAFQGVFNTNNNCVSSRRSRSNGFKRGCEGVQEEENSRRPIARLTTLRNLFRQAIAFFQER; from the coding sequence GCAGAATCAGGAAGCTGCGCTGTTGAAAGCTCGGGAGCGCCCATCTCACCAGCCGGAAGGCAGCGCTTGTGGGTTTACAAAAAATAAAACCCAACTGGTTAACGTCAACAGAAATGTAGAAAACTCTGGAGGAATGATGGAGCTTGGTGGAGAGAGCATGTCAGAGCAGCAAAGGGACAAAAGTTTAGATAGACAGCAGACATCCCAGGAGTGCAAGAGGACATGTGCGCAAGAGGACAGCTCCCAACCTCAAACGCAGGTGGCTGTGGGCAGCCAATCCCCCAGCCCCAGTGTCCGGACTGAGAGCTTGATGCGCCGCCGGGCACAGTTGtccaacttcaacaggagcctgAGCAGGGCCAGCAGACGTTCACAGAACTGGGCAACAGGAACAGACACAGCCAGGCTCTCTGCGGCTGGAAGCAGCACGAGGAGGAAAGGACTGAAGGAGATCCTCCTGCAGAGCAGCGAAGCCAAACCTGTGTGGCTGGCGGCTTTGCTGAAGGGAGAGGTCCCTGATGGGCAGCAAGGCCATGATCCTCTTGTGGAAGCCAACTTGGAGGACTTGTCATTGGTGCTAGACCCGCTGGAGCATGAGTGGATGCTGACCGTGGCCCAAGGAGATGCAAGGAGTATCCTCCGGTTGCTGGACCAGGATCCCAGCCTGCTCTCCAGAACAGATTTTGTGACCGGTTTCACTGTCCTCCACTGGTTGGCCAAACATGGTCATCATGAGGACTTGATAGAAGTCATCACTTTTGCTGAGAAGCAGCGTTATCCGGTTGATGTCAACATATTCACTGCTAGTGGCAGGCTAACTCCTCTCCACTTGGCTGCTCTTCAGGGACATGAGATGGTCATCAAGGTGCTGGTGGGGGCCTATGGGGCCAACACGAGCCTCCGGGATCATAACGGCCGCCAAGCATGGCAGTATCTCCGAGCAGATGCTCCAAGGGAGCTGAAGGAGCTTTTGGGGGCTTGTGAGGAAGACGTAGCCTTCCAAGGAGTGTTCAACACCAACAACAACTGTGTGTCATCCAGACGCAGTAGGAGCAACGGGTTCAAAAGAGGCTGCGAGGGTGTTCAAGAGGAAGAGAACAGCCGCAGGCCTATTGCCAGACTGACCACTTTAAGGAACTTGTTCAGGCAAGCCATCGCATTCTTCCAAGAGCGGTAG
- the SOWAHD gene encoding ankyrin repeat domain-containing protein SOWAHD isoform X3 has product MMELGGESMSEQQRDKSLDRQQTSQECKRTCAQEDSSQPQTQVAVGSQSPSPSVRTESLMRRRAQLSNFNRSLSRASRRSQNWATGTDTARLSAAGSSTRRKGLKEILLQSSEAKPVWLAALLKGEVPDGQQGHDPLVEANLEDLSLVLDPLEHEWMLTVAQGDARSILRLLDQDPSLLSRTDFVTGFTVLHWLAKHGHHEDLIEVITFAEKQRYPVDVNIFTASGRLTPLHLAALQGHEMVIKVLVGAYGANTSLRDHNGRQAWQYLRADAPRELKELLGACEEDVAFQGVFNTNNNCVSSRRSRSNGFKRGCEGVQEEENSRRPIARLTTLRNLFRQAIAFFQER; this is encoded by the coding sequence ATGATGGAGCTTGGTGGAGAGAGCATGTCAGAGCAGCAAAGGGACAAAAGTTTAGATAGACAGCAGACATCCCAGGAGTGCAAGAGGACATGTGCGCAAGAGGACAGCTCCCAACCTCAAACGCAGGTGGCTGTGGGCAGCCAATCCCCCAGCCCCAGTGTCCGGACTGAGAGCTTGATGCGCCGCCGGGCACAGTTGtccaacttcaacaggagcctgAGCAGGGCCAGCAGACGTTCACAGAACTGGGCAACAGGAACAGACACAGCCAGGCTCTCTGCGGCTGGAAGCAGCACGAGGAGGAAAGGACTGAAGGAGATCCTCCTGCAGAGCAGCGAAGCCAAACCTGTGTGGCTGGCGGCTTTGCTGAAGGGAGAGGTCCCTGATGGGCAGCAAGGCCATGATCCTCTTGTGGAAGCCAACTTGGAGGACTTGTCATTGGTGCTAGACCCGCTGGAGCATGAGTGGATGCTGACCGTGGCCCAAGGAGATGCAAGGAGTATCCTCCGGTTGCTGGACCAGGATCCCAGCCTGCTCTCCAGAACAGATTTTGTGACCGGTTTCACTGTCCTCCACTGGTTGGCCAAACATGGTCATCATGAGGACTTGATAGAAGTCATCACTTTTGCTGAGAAGCAGCGTTATCCGGTTGATGTCAACATATTCACTGCTAGTGGCAGGCTAACTCCTCTCCACTTGGCTGCTCTTCAGGGACATGAGATGGTCATCAAGGTGCTGGTGGGGGCCTATGGGGCCAACACGAGCCTCCGGGATCATAACGGCCGCCAAGCATGGCAGTATCTCCGAGCAGATGCTCCAAGGGAGCTGAAGGAGCTTTTGGGGGCTTGTGAGGAAGACGTAGCCTTCCAAGGAGTGTTCAACACCAACAACAACTGTGTGTCATCCAGACGCAGTAGGAGCAACGGGTTCAAAAGAGGCTGCGAGGGTGTTCAAGAGGAAGAGAACAGCCGCAGGCCTATTGCCAGACTGACCACTTTAAGGAACTTGTTCAGGCAAGCCATCGCATTCTTCCAAGAGCGGTAG